A single window of Nicotiana tomentosiformis chromosome 1, ASM39032v3, whole genome shotgun sequence DNA harbors:
- the LOC138904165 gene encoding polygalacturonase QRT2-like, with amino-acid sequence MKNFTVEGVGSIDGNGEVWWKHSCKIDKTILCNAKTLIAPTAMFFNNCTNVTVKNLEFKNPQKMYLTISESEHFEVSRLRLTAPADSPNTDGIHVSGTKDIDIHHCYIETGLKINWQ; translated from the exons ATGAAAAACTTTACAGTTGAAGGTGTAGGAAGCATCGATGGCAATGGAGAAGTATGGTGGAAACACTCTTGCAAAATTGATAAAACAATT CTATGCAATGCGAAAACACTAATAGCTCCAACT GCTATGTTCTTTAACAATTGCACAAATGTGACAGTAAAAAACTTAGAGTTCAAGAATCCACAGAAGATGTATTTGACAATTTCTGAAAGTGAGCATTTTGAGGTTTCAAGATTGAGACTTACAGCACCAGCTGATAGCCCCAACACTGATGGGATTCATGTTTCTGGGACTAAAGATATTGATATTCACCATTGTTATATTGAAACAGGTTTAAAAATAAATTGGCAATAA
- the LOC104084965 gene encoding polygalacturonase-like — translation MFLRSLLILLLATCLLSTFCNGKKIGKPIKRGNSSAPKIDDVRKTPQAIIDTQAFGAKGDGLTNDTEAFIKDWKKACKTENAVLLVPRHKRYYVGPIKLHGPCKKGLRMMINGELRASKNISDYEQDRRH, via the exons atgtttcTTAGAAGCCTTCTTATCTTACTACTAGCCACTTGTTTGCTTTCAACCTTTTGTAATGGAAAGAAGATTGGAAAACCTATAAAACGTGGTAATAGTAGTGCACCAAAAATTGATGATGTGAGGAAAACGCCACAAGCAATTATTGATACACAAGCTTTTGGAGCCAAAGGTGATGGACTCACAAATGATACAGAG GCATTTATAAAGGATTGGAAGAAGGCATGCAAAACAGAAAATGCTGTGCTTTTGGTGCCAAGGCACAAGAGATATTATGTTGGACCAATTAAACTTCATGGTCCTTGCAAGAAAGGCCTTAGAATGATG ATAAATGGAGAACTCAGAGCTTCAAAAAATATATCAGATTATGAGCAAGATAGAAGACATTAG